From the genome of Hyalangium gracile, one region includes:
- the folD gene encoding bifunctional methylenetetrahydrofolate dehydrogenase/methenyltetrahydrofolate cyclohydrolase FolD, protein MAQLIDGKAVAARVRADVKAEVERLKAQRGLTPGLAVVRVGEDPASKIYVNGKKKAAQELGFNSWEHHRDASISQDELLALVRQLNADPAVHGILVQLPLPRHIDAELIISTVNPEKDVDGFHPLNAGRLSLGRPGLRPCTPLGVMRLLEEAKCELSGRRAVVVGRSNIVGKPQALMLLQADATVTICHRKSDLPREVGQADILVVAAGVPELIRGEWIKPGAVVIDVGQNRKADGKLVGDVEFQSASQRASAITPVPGGVGPMTIAMLMRNTLTAATGGV, encoded by the coding sequence ATGGCTCAGTTGATCGATGGCAAGGCCGTCGCGGCGCGGGTGCGGGCGGACGTGAAGGCGGAGGTCGAGCGGCTCAAGGCCCAGCGGGGGCTCACCCCCGGGCTCGCCGTCGTCCGGGTGGGAGAGGATCCCGCCTCGAAGATCTACGTCAACGGGAAGAAGAAGGCGGCGCAGGAACTCGGCTTCAACTCCTGGGAGCACCACCGCGACGCGAGCATCTCTCAGGACGAATTGCTGGCGCTGGTCCGCCAGCTCAACGCGGACCCGGCGGTTCACGGCATCCTCGTCCAGCTCCCGCTGCCCAGGCACATCGACGCGGAGCTGATCATCTCCACGGTGAACCCCGAGAAGGACGTGGATGGCTTCCATCCCCTCAACGCCGGGCGGCTGTCGCTGGGCCGGCCAGGGCTGCGGCCTTGCACTCCGCTCGGGGTGATGCGGCTGCTGGAGGAGGCGAAGTGTGAGCTCTCCGGCAGGCGGGCCGTGGTGGTGGGCCGCAGCAACATCGTGGGCAAGCCCCAGGCGCTGATGCTGCTCCAGGCGGACGCCACGGTGACGATCTGCCACCGCAAGAGCGATCTGCCCCGCGAGGTGGGCCAGGCGGACATCCTCGTCGTCGCGGCGGGGGTGCCCGAGCTCATCCGGGGCGAGTGGATCAAGCCCGGGGCGGTCGTCATCGACGTGGGGCAGAACCGGAAGGCCGACGGGAAGCTCGTGGGGGACGTGGAGTTCCAGAGCGCCTCGCAGCGCGCGTCCGCCATCACCCCGGTGCCCGGTGGCGTGGGGCCGATGACCATCGCCATGCTGATGCGCAACACGCTCACCGCCGCCACCGGCGGCGTGTAG